Part of the Methanobacterium paludis genome is shown below.
GAGTTGCAGGGACACATGATGGTGCTGTGAAAAATACTTTGAGTGGAACGGAGTTTGAATCGTTTATCATGTATTTTATACCATCAAATCCCATAACGTTGGCAATTTCATGGGGATCCGACACAACGGATGTTGTACCCCGGGGCACCACAGCTTCTGCAAAACGAGATGGTGTGAGCATGGAACTTTCAATGTGTATGTGGGCATCTATGAATCCCGGAAGTATCAGGTTGTTAAATTCTTTTTTAACAGGTTTTACACAGTTTATAAATCCATTTTGAACTTCAATTTCTGCAGGATAAATTTCCTCTGTAAATACATTAAGCACGTTCCCTCTTATTATGGAACCCCCCTCCTTTACTGATATGGGTTATGCTAATATTTTAGCTGATATTTTAAATTTCTTTGCATTTTTATATTAAGCCTATTTTTATATTAAGCGTGATATTAAGCATGATACAAATTTTATTTGGCATTAATTTCATTTAGCATTTAATAATTGGATTTGGCTGTAATTTGAAATAAAAAATTAATTAGGATCATGTAAATCATGTAATAATGAGATCATTGCATTTATAGAAATAAAGGATCCAAAGAGGTTATAGTATGAAACAAAATTTAAAAGGGATTTCTGAAACATTACTTATTCCTTTGTGGGCAAGGGCTGTTGAAGCAAAGTATCCTGATCCTATAATTAAAGATGTTAAAGCTGCGGAAATCATGGAAGAAATTGAATACGATTTCGCAAGATTTGATAAAGAATGGCCAACGCAGATTAGTGTTGTTGTTAGAACCGAAATTTTAGATAATGCAACAAAAGCCTTCATTAACAATCATCCCGATGCGGTTATCATTAATATTGGCTGCGGCCTTGACACCCGTTTTTTTAGATTAGATAACGGCCAGATTCAATGGTATGATCTCGATTTACCCGAGCCCATCAAGATTAGGCGAAAGTTTTTTGATGAAACCGACAGATACAAAATGATAGCTAAATCTGTCTTTGATTATTCATGGATTGATGATATAATTGATGATGTAAAGGATAGAAAATCTATTTTAATTATTGCAGAAGGGATATTGATGTATTTTACAGAAAAAGAGGTAAAAAACCTGATAAATAAATTGGCAACCTCATTTCATGGTGCTGAAATGCTCATTGAAACCACATCACCCGCACTGGTGAAACAGAGCCAGAAACAGGACTTAATTAAGAATCAATATCAAATAGATGCAAAGCTCAGTTGGGGGATTAAAAGAGGAGGAAAATGGATAGAAAAACTGAATAACAGAATTAAATTTATTGCAGAGTGGCATTACTTTGATTATCACCGAGACAGATGGAAAACAATACGTTGGATGGCTTTAATTCCACCATTTAAAAACAGATTCGGTAACCGGATTGTTCATTTTAGTTTTATTCCATTATAAACTTCAAATTTTTCTTCTCTTCAAAGTTGCGGATTTAAATCATCAACAAACTTAAAAAAACACTCTTTTTATCATTTGCCAAGTTTTTCAGATAAACTTGTTGCCATGTATATCTTAAACTATCATATATTCTGAGAATAAAGTAACTCTAATTGCAAGTTGATGATTGCCTACAGCAAATATCAGAGTTTCAAATTCTCTTTCAAATATGAAGTGTTAACCCAGAGTAAACTTGTAGTTTGGATCAATCAGTTTGTAACAATTTAGGAAAAAGAACAAATACATTTTTAAAAAATCTTTGAAAAGTAGTATTATTAAAAAATTATTAAAAAAAACAGTAAAAGAACCAAAAAAAGATATAAAAAAAAGGTTAACCTGCCAGTTCGTCATACAGCATTGGCAAGAATGCTCCGACATCTGTTACAACCCCAACTACCTGGGCACTGCCCCTGTCTGCGAGTTTTGTGACGGTTGCAGGGTTTATATCCACACATATGCTTTTTACATGTGAGGGGATCATGTTTCCAACTGCTATTGAGTGGAGCATGGTTGAGATCATTATGACCATGTCAACGTCCTGGACATACTTTCTCATCTCATCTTGAGCATCCATGGTATCGGTTATGACATCAGGAAGTGGACCATCATCTCTTATTGATCCTGCAAGCACATATGGCACGTTATTTTTTATGCACTCGTACATTATTCCCTTTTTGAGTACGCCCTTTTCAACGGCATCTTTTATGGATCCTGCCTTGTTTATCTCATTTATTGCATATATGTGGTGTTTGTGTCCCCTTACAGTGGCTTCACCACTTTTCACACATATTCCCAGGGATGTGCCGTACAATGCACTTTCTATGTCATGGGTTGCAAGTGCGTTGCCTGCAAATAGAATATCGATGATTCCTTCCTTGATCATCTTGGCCAGTACTGGTGCTGAACCTGTATGAACCACTGCAGGTCCTGCAACTACTGCAATTTTACCGTTGTTGTGTTTTATGGCTTTTATTTCAGAGGCTATCTTTTTGACAGTGGATTTCATCGGTTTTTCAGAGGATGCAGTACTTGACATGAACTCAAAAACACCTTTTTTGCCTCTAGGACGTTCCGGAGGTACAACTTTTATTCCTTCCCTTCCAACGACGATGAGTTCACCTTTTTGAATCTTGCCGATTGGCTTGCAGACTGCTTTTTTATTTTCCGGGTCAACAACTATCATGCAGTCCATTTCTATCCCCTCAACAGGTATCCATTCATCTTTGAACCTTATGTAAGTTGGATGGTGTGTGGTTGAATAAAAATCAGGTGGAAGAGTTTTGTCTTTCTCGGATCTAAGGAGTTGAACTTCTTTTATCTCAACAACAAGTGCTCCAATCTCACTGAGCTCATCAAGTATTTCTCCAAGAAGAGATTCAGTATCTGCTGCAACACGTATGGTTGCGTGACTTACATCCTTTTTGTGTTTACCAACTTCAAAATCAAGTATTTTAAAGTCTCCTCCTTTATCCATTATAAGATCCAGAGTTTTTGGAAGCATTAAAGAATCTATTATATGGCCTGAAAGTTTAATTTCTCTTGCGTACATTATATCCACCTTTAAAATTTTAATTTAATGCTATTTATCTGTTTAAATTAGAAATATGAGGTTTTCACAGCTGTACTATGATATTTTACATTGCATTATGTTACTTTTTTGTAAACATACAATTTGAATTATTATTGTATAATGTTCTATAAAATTATTGTATAAACATTCTATAAAAATATATTAATAAAAAAAATGGATGTTAATCAAAAATAGAAATGAAATTAATTTAATAGAGACAAAGAAAATCATAAATAGTCTTTGCACCATTTATAGATGTTATATCACCGATCTGGGTCGATGAAACTTCTACAAGGTCAAAACCTACAACCTGCTTATCTTCCAGGCAGAATATGATCCTTTCAAGTTCACTTGGAGTCAGACCACATGGTGCTGGGGTGCCAACGCTTGGAGCATAGGCAGGGTCAAGGACATCCATATCAACGGTTACGTAAACAGGTCCTTTAACAGCTTTTATGAGATTTTCAATCTCGTCCAGTTTGTTATTTACATCTAAACATGTATACTGTT
Proteins encoded:
- a CDS encoding class I SAM-dependent methyltransferase, with product MKQNLKGISETLLIPLWARAVEAKYPDPIIKDVKAAEIMEEIEYDFARFDKEWPTQISVVVRTEILDNATKAFINNHPDAVIINIGCGLDTRFFRLDNGQIQWYDLDLPEPIKIRRKFFDETDRYKMIAKSVFDYSWIDDIIDDVKDRKSILIIAEGILMYFTEKEVKNLINKLATSFHGAEMLIETTSPALVKQSQKQDLIKNQYQIDAKLSWGIKRGGKWIEKLNNRIKFIAEWHYFDYHRDRWKTIRWMALIPPFKNRFGNRIVHFSFIPL
- a CDS encoding ornithine cyclodeaminase, yielding MYAREIKLSGHIIDSLMLPKTLDLIMDKGGDFKILDFEVGKHKKDVSHATIRVAADTESLLGEILDELSEIGALVVEIKEVQLLRSEKDKTLPPDFYSTTHHPTYIRFKDEWIPVEGIEMDCMIVVDPENKKAVCKPIGKIQKGELIVVGREGIKVVPPERPRGKKGVFEFMSSTASSEKPMKSTVKKIASEIKAIKHNNGKIAVVAGPAVVHTGSAPVLAKMIKEGIIDILFAGNALATHDIESALYGTSLGICVKSGEATVRGHKHHIYAINEINKAGSIKDAVEKGVLKKGIMYECIKNNVPYVLAGSIRDDGPLPDVITDTMDAQDEMRKYVQDVDMVIMISTMLHSIAVGNMIPSHVKSICVDINPATVTKLADRGSAQVVGVVTDVGAFLPMLYDELAG